TTGTTTCCAATAGGGAAATATTGATAACCTGATACCTTCCAGGGTGCTAATACTAACTGTATCAGTTACCTTactattgctgagacaaaatacctgataagaatcagcttaagggctggagagatggcttaacggttaaggcgtttgcctgcaaagccaaaggatcctggttcaactctccaggacccacgttagccagatgcacatgggatgcttgcatttggagttcgtttgcagtggctggaggccctggtgtgcccattctctctctctctctctcaaataaataaataaaatatttttttaaaaaagaatcatcttaagggggttggagagatggcttagtggttaaggcacttgcctgtgaaacctaaggacccagatttggttctccatgtcccacataagccagatgtacatggtggtggtgcgtgtgtctggagttcgttcacagtggctagagaccctggtgtgcccattctcaccttttctctatctctctctctttccctctatctcaaatatataaaaataaatcttaaaaataattttcaaaaaaaaaatgagaatcagtttaagggggctggggagatggctcagtggttaaagacacttatttgcaaagcctgaaggtgcaggtttgattccccagtacccatgtgaagccaggtgcacaaagtggtgcatgtgtctggaggttgtttgcagctgcaagaggtctTGGCTCACCCCTCTccccaacacacactcacacatattcattctctttctccctccctctctcttacagtaatttttttaaaaaaaatttaatcactttaagggaagaaggatgtatttcagcttatagttccaggCTACAGTTCACCGTGACCAGGAAGACATGGAGCTGGTGACAGtcacagagtgatgaatgctgccaCTCTGtcagctctctgtctctcttttaattcttttttaattttatttttatttatttattgagagagagaaagagaaagaggcagacagagagagcatggatgctccagggcctccagccatcggaACAAACTCATGGGCAAGGAGAGTAGGAAACAAACCAGGCAGAGTGACAAGAAAGAAGCCTGTTCCtgactcagcctgagctagagccagaccctacctcgataaaaacaaaacataaattaaaaatgttaggtttggggctggagagatggcttagcggttaagcgcttgcctgtgaagcctaaggaccccggttcgaggctcggttccccaggtcccacgttagccagatgcacaagggggcgcacgcgtctggagttcgtttgcagtggctggaggccctggcgcgcccattctctatctcactctctgcctgcctccctccccccccctctctctgtcactctcaaataaaaaataaataaaaaaataaaacaaaaaaatttttttaaatgttgggttTTGTACCATGTCTGCAAATCCTATTTGTACTACTGCATTCATATTCTTGATCCTCCCAATAAGGTGTTCACAGGCAAATGTGAAAATTTATCACGCTGggatccccaccaccaccaccaccaactggGCCCAACTGGTGTCTGACTTTCTGCTGCCCTCGTGTGGtcactgaaggctctggcatccTTCTTTCTAGCTCCCGCAGCTCCCACACCAGGCCAGTCTGTCTGCTGTCTCATAATCACTAGGCAGCGGGGACGTTTAATTGAAGAGCTGCATCCTATCTCCCCTCTGAGAGCTGGAAGCAGCAGATGGATGGACTCCATGGGGGGTTGAAGGCCGAGTCCAAGGGTCACTGTTAGGTTGTTGGACCTGAGCCTGGGGACTGACATCACTGGATTCAGAGGCAAGGCCTGCCATATCCTGTTCTCTCTTCCCCTAGGATCGCTGGTTCTGGCGCCTGCGCAATAACCGGGTGCAGGAGGGCTACCCCATGCAGATTGAGCAGTTCTGGAAGGGCCTGCCCGCCCGCATCGATGCAGCCTATGAGAGGGCTGATGGGAGATTTGTCTTCTTCAAAGGTAATGTGGCCCATCCAAGACctgggagttgttttttttttttttctttttttttttgtttttcgaggtagggtctcactctagcccaggctgacctggaattcactatggagtctcagggtggccttgatctcacagcaatcctccaacctctgcctcccgagggctgggcttaaaggcatgcgccaccacgcctggcgaccTGGGAGATTTGCCTACCTTTCTTCAGGCTTCTTCCTGTGTAACCTAGAAAATGTAGGATGGGCAGCGGATACCGTCTCCATGGGCTTAACCGAGACACTGACCTCTGACCGGACAGATAACCCACAGGCAGGAAGCACACGACCTGGGGAAATCAAGTCAAAGAGTTCCAAGGCTGATGGCACAACAGCTTCACCCACACAAGGGACAGGCCACTGAAGACCCCTCAGTATTCCATGGAAGGCCATGCTCTCAGTTCTGCAGGAGCCCAGAGGGATGAGGTGACACAGGcctgaggggaaggggaagaacaGGAAGGGAGACACTGTGCCTGTCCTGGGGCCAGCGTGGCCTTGCTTGTTTTCCATCAACAGTCTTGGCTTGGCCAGGCCTGAGGTGGGTCAGATACAGGGAAGTGGGGAGCGAGAGGCACACTGGAGGGACAGAACAGCACGGGTCAGtggaaagcctgaggactcagaaGTCCACTGGACAGTCGCTGACGCCCCACCACGGAGAGCAGTGGGAAGTGACCTGCAGGTGGCTTCGTGTGACGACAGCTCCTGAACAGCCATGGGTCCCAGGCCGGAACTCAGTTTGGACCCTCTTGGGACGATGCTGGGAACTCTACGTCTGTTTCTGAGCAGCTGGGATCCATAGGGCTGGTGGCAATGTGGTGTGGGGAGACGGGGAGGACATTTCAGAGGCGGTTGTTGGAGGTGAGGAGAGTGTCATTCATGAGACTCAAACCAGGGAGGAGCAGGGCAGCAGGGGACACCTGCAAGGCGACTCAATGGCCGCTGACtacagagggaaaggaaagacaaagGTCAAAGATGATGCCAGAGTTTCTAAGGGACTCTAGGAAGCCGAAAGGTGGTGAAGAGGTAACCCCTCTGGTACAGGTGAGGCGCTCTGGGAAGCCAACTTTGAGCTTCCAGAGGTAATGGTAGATCCCTTTGGGCATCGGGGGTGAGGCTTACCTCAGTTGTTGCTACAGACTCAGAGTTAGATGTCACCTGTAGCAGACAGAGTAGGAGCCATGTGTAACGACACAGAAATGGCTGAAATCAGCAGACATGGTAGCgcgcccctttaatcccagcacttggaaggcagaagtagaaggatcattgtgtgttcaaggccagcctgggactacagagtgagttccagatcaactcaggctagaataagaccctaccttgaaagttccaaaaagaaaagaaattgccgAAATCTCCAGAGAGAAGGACACAAGACGAAAGGATAgctagtgtggtggtgcaaacctgtaatcctagcacttaagcaGGATTGCTgcaaggtcaaggccagcttggtctgcgtagtgagttccaggtcagctagggctacCAAATGAGTCCCTGTtgtgtgagagaatgagaaagaaagaaagaaaaaaagaaagaaagaaagaaagaaagaaagaaagaaagaaaggaaggaaggaaggaagaaggaaagagggaaagaaaggaagaaaagaaaggggaaagaagaaagacaagtgGGTGgttcggtgtggtggcacatgtctttttgatcccagcactcaggagatagaaataggattgctgagagttcagggccagcctgagactacatagtgaattccaggccagcctgggctagagtgagatgctactttGAAAAAAGACAAGAAGCTGAAGAATGTGGGGAACACAGTAACATGAGGGACATGGTCCAGAGTCTGTGACTAGCTTCTGACTTCTTACTCCCAAGATCTGCTGGGCCAAGACAACTGGCATCCTGGCTTTAAGAATGAAGATTGGCAAGGGGCACTAGCCACAGTTTCTGTCACTGAGTGGCTGGAGAAAGCTGATCCTGGACTCTCTCTTCCCACAGGTGACAAGTACTGGGTGTTTAAAGAGGTGACGGTGGAGCCTGGCTACCCCCACAGCTTGGGAGAGCTGGGTAGCTGCCTGCCCCGCGAAGGCATCGACACAGCTCTGCGCTGGGAACCTGTGGGCAAGACCTACTTTTTCAAAGGTGAACGGTACTGGCGCTACAGTGAGGAGCGGCGGGCCACAGACCCTGGCTACCCCAAGCCCATCACTGTGTGGAAGGGCATCCCACAGGCTCCCCAGGGGGCCTTCATCAGCAAGGAAGGATGTACGTAAGGGCTGCGCTGGGTTGGGAGTGGGAAGCTGATTTTATGTTTCTCCTCAGGGCCTAAGCATACTCTCAGAGCAGCCAGTGTTAAGAAACACGAACTAGTAGTGCACAGTGTGGTGTGTGTTCACACAGTGAGGTAACTCGCCCTGACGGACAGGAAGGGCTCAAGGGTGCTTCCCCATAGGTCGTGAGGGCCAGGCTGGCAATCGCCCACCACCTCACAGCTTGTCTCCCCACCAGATTAGAGGCTTCTCAAGAGGTGAGGTCAGGCCTTGCTGGAGCAGAACAGGCATCTATGATGGCCTCAGCTGGCCAAAAGCACACACTATGGGACCAGGATGGCTGGTTCACAGGCTCCTCCACTACTCTCTGAGTTTGGACATACGCATTTTCTCAGTCTTCTCATCCATGAGATGGAAATAACAATAAcacttacttacttttttttttttttttttccctgaggtagagcctcactctagcccaggctgatctggaacccactcggtagtcccaggctggagtcgaactcgcagtgatcctccaacctgtgcctcccgggtgctgggattaaaggagtgcaccaccaaaCCTAGGTACTGGCTTGTAATGGCTTTGGAGGCTTTAACAAGATAAATTATAGAGCGCATTAAGCATAAGACCCACCACACAGTCctgagctatatatatatatttttttagctgCTAGCATCATCTTGTTGGTGTGTTTCAGCTCATGTAAATTAACGGAATTCATTTACTCCACAATGATTTCTGAGGGCCAGCTTGTGTGTGAGGCGCTAAGGGTGTAGCAGTAAACAAGATGTGCATAGTTACCAGTGTAGTGACAGAAGACGAACAATATGGCAATGAAAGCCAGAAGAGAAATAAATGCTGTAAGAGAGCAGCGAGGCAGAGGATGCCACATTAGAGACCACCGTCACACCTCACTGCTTAGAAATCTGCAAGACAGCTAAGCGTGGTGGGCcacacctttagtgccagcactgggaaggcggaggtaggaggatcgccatgagttcgaggccactctgagactaaacagtgaattccaggtcggcctgagctagagtgaaaccctaccttaaaaaaaaaaaaaaaaacagaaaagaaaagaaaagaaaaattctcaggacacagctgCTGTTTATCGGTTGGCTTGTTTACCTGATGCTGACCCACACCATCTCCCCCTATGGGGAGCCTCAGACACAGGTGACATCAAGATCCTTGACCAATTAAAGTCCCAGCCAGGTTATGGGATCCAGCCAATGAGGAGAGCCTGAGTGTGTGGCTTTGATGTCTGTGGACTGCCTGGGCTGTTGCAGCTCTTGCTGCGCCTCCAGGTGCTGTCCAGGGGGAATGATTGGCCGAGCTGTCCCACTTGACCGCTGCTTTCCAGCCTTCCCCCAAAAGAGTCCCAATGACCTCGTATCGTGtaacaaagtggcatgtgccacccccACACAAAAAAGTGTTTTGTTCCCTGCCTCTTTTGGTGAGGGTAGGAACCGAACTGAGGTCCTAGGGCTATGGAGATGGTGCTGTTGGAACCTTTGGTTGGGGGCTTGATCTGACCTTCATAGGGAGCCTGTGGACACGATGTGACAGAACTGTTCCCATGCTGAGAATGGTCCTGTCCGGGTAGCGCAAACGAAACCACTTGCCAGCTCTACTTAAAGCCCCTCGGTGATTTCCCGACCCCTTTGAAGTAGCAAGTGGGGCACTCCACGTCCTCAGTGCCCCTCTCTGCAGATACATCGGTGGCCCGCACTCCATCTCCATGGCCCCAACAGGCCACTCCCTCCACTTAGCGTGTCACTCGTGCGTCAGAGCTTCTCGCTTGCACACTGCCACAGCGCCCTGTGCTCGGCGCTTAGCTCCGAACGGGTGCTGGGAAGTGTCTTGGAGTGGTGATGCTGGACCCTCCCCATCTCTACAGATTACACCTACTTCTATAAGGGCCGGGACTACTGGAAGTTTGACAACCAGAAACTGAGCGTGGAGCCAGGCTACCCACGCAACATCCTGCGTGACTGGATGGGCTGCAACCAGAAGGAGGTAGAGCGGCGCAAGGAGAGGCGATTGCCCCAGGATGATGTGGACATCATGGTGACCATCAACGATGTGCCAGGCTCCGTGAACGCGGTGGCCGTGGTCATCCCCTGCATCCTGTCCCTCTGCATCCTGGTGCTGGTCTACACTATCTTCCAGTTCAAGAACAAGGCAGGCCCTCAGCCTGTCTCCTACTATAAGCGGCCAGTCCAGGAGTGGGTGTGAGCAGCTGAGAGCCCTCTCTGTCTACCCggcctggccagccaggcccTGCCTCATCAGGGTCTGAGGAGCAACTCTGGCCATGCCTACCAGGGCCAGCAGGGCCCTAGGCCAGGGTCATATAGCTGAAGTGGTGGATGCATTGGCCTAGGCTGAGAGCGGGGCAGGGAGTGATGGTGGCTGTGCCCTGGGGTGGATGTTTGGTACCCAGCTTCCAGCCTTTCTGTCCTGGGGCAAACTACTGTCTACTCAAGGGAAAAGGCCCAGTCCTATCAGGAGGCAGGGATCATGCCAGGAGCCCCTGTGGTCACTGCGTCCTGTGGTGTTCCTGAGGAACCACAGCTCTAGTCCTGGCTGGAACCCAGCACCCTCTGTGGCAAGCCAGCACTAGCTCTAGCTCCCCTGGGAGATGCCACCAGTCTCAGTCCCCTTCTGCCAACACCTGCTGGTCAGATGTCCCCCTCACCCCGACCCCACTGTCCTCCAAGGCTACAGGACCCCTGTTGTCAACACAGTGGGCATCGAGTCTGGGTTCCCCCTGTTAGCGAACAGCGGAGCCCTCAGGAAACCTGCTCCACTTGCCAGGTCTCCTCTAAGACCCAGGATTTAGGGTCACATGCTGCAGGCAGGGCTGTGGCCCATCTAGGTCTCACAAGGACCCAGCTGTCATGTCGTGATATTTAAATGTCCTGTCACTACTGTTTAAAGTCCCATTTTTGCAAAGGCTGCTTGAGGCTTTAGGTGAATTAGAGGTGACTGTCTTGGTGATGAGGCCAGTGTGGTGGCCCTCCCCCAGGCGATAAGGACCAAGGTGCTGCTAAGGCCACTCTAGCATCCTGACACTAGCTGGGACTCTGTTCTTCATAAGGCTCAAGAGCTGGGGCAGGAGCTGACCCTGGCTCTGGAGGCCAAGCCGAGTTTGTGACCATCCTCCACTCCCCTTCCATTAATCGGGTCCCCAGCCCTGCTCCTGTCCCTTGTGGCCTGGGGGCTCCGCCTCACTAGTTAGGTGAAGCAGAAATCGCTCTCGGGCCACCACTGTCATGGCCTCAGAATACGGGCACCAGAGCAACCTTCTGGAGTGCCCCCAGTGACCCTGAGGCAACTAAATCTCTCAGCCTGGAGAGTGTTTGTGCCCCAGTCCTGGCCCTGGCAGTCCAGCTCACTGGGCGCATTTTCCTTAGGAAAAGGGTTCCGCCATCTGGTAGCAGCCCCAAGCCCAGGCATCTTTATGATGTCCAGACCCCTTCACTTCCGGAAGGAGCTGCTAGGCCTTGGCTTCACTTGCTCCAGTCTAGCAGACATCCCTGCTCATCACTGAGGAACCCTGGGCAAAACCAGTGGGTGCACTGATGCTCACTGGCCTCTGCCAAAGCCCAGAAGTGGTGTCAGGCAGTTTTCAGGGTCCTGGCAGGGACTCAGATGCCACCCATGCCCACTGAGGCTCATGGGCCTTGTTCCCACCCTGTGACCTCTGGGCTTTGTCCCTGCAGCATAGACAGGGACTCCCGCTGCCCTAGGAATGTCTTGTCCCAGAGGCACCTCTAAGGGTCCAGTGTCCTCTGTCGTCACGGTCACCATCCTGTTTTTTCTCATTTTGGCCAAGGGCAGGCTCCCTGGGGCAGGCGGGGAACAACTGCTGAGATATTAGTGACGATTCATAAGTTTGTACAGTGTTTTATACTTTGCAAAGCACTTTATTAGCTCACACCTGTCCACTCACACGAAACCTGCAGTAGGCCCTGGGAGACCAAGGGTGACGCCCATTGTGCTGTGCCCTCAGACAGAGCCCAGAGAGGTTTTCTTAACACGCTCCCGCCATCGTGTGGCCTGGCTGGGTCTTGCTGGGTCCCCATCTGTGGGCCTCTCTAGGGTCTGAGATAAGTGTCTCTTTTTGTTCCTCTCTTCctggcctccctcccccacttcctggTCCCTCTCCTCAGGTTGGTGCTCTCACTTCTTGAAAGCTCTAGGCTCCCTGTTGGCTCCTGGGACTCCAAGGCCAGCTGAGAAAgagcaggagatggaggcaggcagCCCAGGCTGCAGACGTGAGGGATGCAGGGCCGGGCCCGGAGAGGGCTCAGCCTAGAGGCTTCCGATCTTGGATTCTCCTGCCTGTGGTCATCTGTTTGTCCATCACCCCCGCCCCCAGGTCAGGGCAGTCAGACAGAGGGGCAAAACCCTGGGGGCCCCAGAGCTCAGCCTCCCCTCAGCCTGGGGGACAATCACTGCATTTCAGTGTCGGTCACATTTTAAACTGATCAGCCTTtgtataatgttttttaaatcatttctaaataaaacagaaacacagtGTGTGTCATTTTCCTGGGGTGTGGGAATGAAGATGGGGTTCCGTGACCTTAAGAAGCTTCATGAAGGGGTGCACTGGAGTTTTCTCATGCATCATCATTCCAGCCAGCAATCAGATGCTTGTCTTCTCCAAAGCCTTGGGAAGCAGCAACCACCTTAGGAGCACTGGGAGGGTCACTGTGGCAGACTTCTTCGGAGTCAGGGCACAGGGAGCCATGACCCTGAGGGTCGGGCAGGAGCCAAGTTCAACAGCCACGCGGCTCAGCAGGCGGCTggcatgtgcttctggctaaggGAGATCGCCCCAGGGCACGCAGCGCTGGAGGGCTCGAAGTCGGAGCTGGGCTTGGGTGCTGGCGGGGGCGGGAACAAGTTCGGGGTTGGGGGAGCCGGTGCCACTGGGCAGCTCCGCCGGACTTCCAGTCCTCGCAACCCTGCCGGATCCGGCCCATCTCCGGGCGCCGGTGTGAAAGACCAGGGCCGCGGGGCCTCTCCGGGTCAGTACCAGGGGGTGCAGGCGATCAGAAAGCGCACGTCGTCCAGCGGCCCCCAGGCGCCGGGCTCCGGTTCGGGCCGAGGCGGCCCTTTCCCTTCGGGCGTCTGGGGCTGCGGCTGCTCCGGCTCGGGGGCGTCCTGGCCGCCGCACAGCTGAGCGCCCATGGTGTGTCCGGAGACGCGTGGGACCCAGCCCACCACCACCCGCCCTCACCTCCACCGCCGAGTCAGTCGCCGCCGGAAGAACCCGCCCGGGGAGGGAGGAGCTGCGAACTGACGCAGGCGCGCAACCGCCAGGGCGGAGACGGCGGCGGCGCACCAGCACCAGCCAATCCCCAGTCCCCGCCCCGCGTGCGGCGCACCCAGCACCCCCACCCAGGCCTGCGGAGGTCAGGCCCCGCCCCGGCAGAGGACAGGGCCGCTGTGAAGCTGGGTGACAAGCAGAGAATGCGTCTTTCTCTTCCTGTGAGAAGTGGTCCCCGGTCCTGATGCTGGGGGAAAGCAGGGTCACTCCCACCCCACTTCCCCATGACCACGAACAGTCGCGGAGGGAGGAGTTGCACGCCGGCGGAGCACAAACAGCACAGAGAACGGTCTGAGGCAGCTGCCCTTTAATGGGGTGGCACAGGTCGTTGAGCTCTCATCCAGGGGCCACAGTAACTGACAGCCAGCAAGCTAGGACTGGCTTGTAAGTAACAACAGATTCAGACGGTGCAGGTGCAGGTGCAGGTGAAGGGCCGGACACCCAGCCACTCAGCTCCAGGGAGCTCTCTGGCACGCCTTCCTGCCACAGCCGACTAGCTCAGGCATGGAAAGAGAGCCAAAGTCTATAggcagcagcccacagaacagcATGGAAGGTGACTCATGTGAGGCTGTAGAGAGAGGAAGGAACATTACTCGTAGCTGTTTCACAGGGTACACCTTGCCCTACCCCTGGACCTTTGTTCTAAGTCATCCCTGGAAAGCCACACTCACAGCCCCGCCCCACCTGGCTCAATGTAGGTTACAGATGTGACTATCCAATGTCAGCCAGTTTGGAACTCTCCATGgttaaaaagtaaaagcaattCTTTCCCCACTCAGATGGACCACCTTTCTCAACAATTTATCCAGTTACTGAACATACACCGAAGTctccaaacattaaaaaagaaaggaagaagcaaaggAAGCTGTGTGGGAGATagctaagtatttatttattatttaattttaaagattagaGGCTCTTAGGTGAGGCATCTGAATCTCTTCACTGGCAGAGCAACAGGTGCTGGGTGCTCCTGCTCTCATACTGTCAAGGACCTTCCTCAAGGCATGCCACACCCAATTAGCACAAGAGCCTCTAATGCAATAAAAATCCTGTAAtagaggccagacatggtggtgcacgcctttaatcccagcactagggaggctgaggtaagataattactttgagttccaggccagcttgagactacatagtgaattccaggtcagactgggctagagaccctacctcaaaaaataaaaaaataaaagggggggggggcctagagaggacccaggtttaattccccaggatccacgtaagccacatgtacaaggtggtgcatccatctggagtttgtttgcagtggctgaaggccctggcatgcccattctacctgcctctttctctcctctctctcaaataagtacattctAGACTAGAGCAAGTGCCCAGAAACACCCCGTTTACCATGaatacttttttcatttattctaatttatttatatctgatGTTCATTTATGTCTATGAACACAGCCCCATGGGAGTATAGCTAggtagtatttttttgttttgagatagggttttacttttgcccaggctgacctggagttcattatatagtctcagggtggcctcaaactcattcacTCATGGGGAACCTCTTACCTctgggatgaaaagtgtgcaccaccacacccagttgttcttttgtttttaactcaCAAAAATCCAGACTTGTGATGTTGATACAATTCCCACCCCAGCCCATCCAAGCACACCTTTAGGTATCTGGGGTGGTCAGTGTTTCAGAGTAGACTTcccaggctagagaaatggcctagcagttaaggcacttgcctgcaaaacctaaggacctaggtttgattccccagtactcacataaaccagatgcacaaagtggtagcacaggcatctggagttcacctacagtggctggaggccatgacatacCCCCTTCACCCCATTCTCTAtcggcctcttcctctctctcaaataaataattttttgaagggttggatagatggcttagcagttaagatgtttgcctgagaagccaaaggacccaggttcaactcccgagGATCCACATAAAaaagacgcacaaggtggcatgtgtctggagtttgcttacagcagctgaaagcctgagcacagccattttctctctctctctctcaaataaataaaacaaaaaagctaaaacacacacatatattcttttaaagAGCAGACTTCCCACCTTCCCTagccttttctgtcttttctgtctCCGGTCCTTGGTCAATAACTGGACACTGACACAGCTAATACAACCTGCACAACCCAGGTGGTGATCAGGTAAGATGGGCCATAGCAAAGGTCTGCCTAGAGACCTTGCTCTTCAAAGATGAGGATGAACAGATGCTTATGAAATGCTGTGACTCTATGGAAGTGTGCCCCAGATACCTGTCAATGAGGGAATCCCGCATGCTGGTGGCAATGGTGCTGGGCTGGGCTTCGTTCAGCTTGAAGACGCTCTCCACAACCGAGAGCTCGGTGCTAGTTGTGTCCAGCCCACAGAAGGCACACCAGTCGTTCACGACCATCCCAGCCGCAATCACCTCACTGCCTCGGTTCACAGTGCCCGCCTGCAAAGGAATGAGCTTGGTATAGGTCAGGGCACCAACAGTCCAATTCTCTTGCCTCCCCATGGAGATTCTACCCGGACATCTGCTCCCTGACTCACAGCCTCGATCCCAAACTAAGAACGACCTCGATTCCCAAGAACTGAGCAAAGGGTCTGCCCCAGCAGGAGATGGGGGTCAGAGGGCAGGAATGCTTACCACAAGGGGGACCTGAAGAAGAGAAGACAGCTCATCCTGGTCTTCGATTGAAGTTTTGGGGTGTACCAGACCTCCTTGATTACTGAAGACACAGTAGCTTCCTACCAGCACCTGGTCAGCAACTGTCTGTCTGAAGACTTCCACCTTGAGCACATCAGCCAGGATTTCTTCTGTCTCCTGCTGACCAAAGGTACCACTCTAGGGCCCGGAGCTAGTGGGCTGAAGATCCAAAGGCTCTCTAAACCAGAAACATCCGGAACTCGACTGCCTGGACCCCTTACTTCCTCTGCCACATGCCTGCATCGGGAACCCTCATTGAGAGAAGAATCTATGCCTGCTCTGTAGCCCCTATGATGTGACAATCCTTGAAGAGCCcgactctggcctccacaccacCCTTTCCCTCTAATCCATACTCCAATTCAACTGTCAACCATCCATCCTGGCCCAGGTCCCATTTACAACTACTAGTTAGGCAACTCTTTCAACCCTTAAGGACTAAGGCCTACCCTGGCTTCTACCACTGACACACATAAGGTCTCTATTGCCTCTATTCCTACAAAAGCATGAAATTAAATTGCCCAGATACAAAGAGAAACCAAAAGTGAA
Above is a window of Jaculus jaculus isolate mJacJac1 chromosome 8, mJacJac1.mat.Y.cur, whole genome shotgun sequence DNA encoding:
- the Mmp24os gene encoding protein MMP24OS — its product is MGAQLCGGQDAPEPEQPQPQTPEGKGPPRPEPEPGAWGPLDDVRFLIACTPWY
- the Eif6 gene encoding eukaryotic translation initiation factor 6: MAVRASFENNCEIGCFAKLTNTYCLVAIGGSENFYSVFEGELSETIPVVHASIAGCRIIGRMCVGNRHGLLVPNNTTDQELQHIRNSLPDSVQIRRVEERLSALGNVTTCNDYVALVHPDLDRETEEILADVLKVEVFRQTVADQVLVGSYCVFSNQGGLVHPKTSIEDQDELSSLLQVPLVAGTVNRGSEVIAAGMVVNDWCAFCGLDTTSTELSVVESVFKLNEAQPSTIATSMRDSLIDSLT